Below is a window of Myxococcales bacterium DNA.
AAAGTCGTCGAACTGACCGAGGTGGGGGCGGATTTTGCGTTCGAAGCCGCGGGCGTCGGCAAACTCGTGGAGGTCGCAATTGCCGCCATCCGCAACGGAGGCACGACCGTCATGGTCGGGGCGCCGCCACTGACCGACATGGTCAGCTTCCTGCCCGCGCTGTTGGTGTTCCAGCAAAAGAAGATCAGCGGTTGCACCCTGGGCAGCTGCAACTCGCTGCACGAGGTCCCGCGCTTGATCGGTCTGTATCAAGCGGACCGACTCGATCTCGAGGGTCTGATCACGCAACGTCGCCCACTCGCAGAGATCAATCTCGCTGTGGAAGATCTCATCGCGAGCCGCGGAATTCGCACCGTGATCAATCTCTAGCGCAGCCGAGATCGATTCTTTTCAGCCGTCATTTTTGCTGAGAAACAACCGTTTCGCAGTGAACATCGTCAGCGCTGATTCTGGCTGGCGCGGTCGCGCGGATCGCTTTCTGACATCGACATTGCATCGCGAAGTTCTAACACGCGAAGGCATGCGAGCGCCCCTTCAAGTCCCGCTCGGCACTCTGAGTGCTGCGGTGAGGCGCAAAACATTGCGAGCGAAAATCGCATTTCTGATCGAGGGCGAGCGGGTGCCCAGTGAGAAGTTCCGATCTCGCGGGAAGGCAAACTGGAGTCAGTCCGAACGGCGCCAGTCGACCACAAAGACATCGCCATCGCGAACTTCGACGGGAACCGATTCCAGGGAATCCCCCGAACAGGGTCCCGAAAGACAAAAGCCATCATTCACTCTGAACACTGCGCCGTGGGTCGCACAGATGATTTGTTTGCGATCGAGATCGAGAAAACGATCGGGGGTCCAATTCAATGGCGTCCCCTGGTGGGGACAGCGATTGACGAAGGCCCGAACGCCGGCACCGTGGCGCACTACGAGAATGCCCGCCTGATTGGGCGCGTCCCCGGCGAAGCCGACCGCGTCCAACGCCTCGCCTTCGGGCAAATCCGCCAGGCGACACAGACGCAAACTTGGCAGCTCGCTGGGCTGGGACATCTTCGGCTCGGTCTCCGCTTTCAGGACAAACCGGCTTTGGGTGCAC
It encodes the following:
- a CDS encoding Rieske (2Fe-2S) protein, with product MSQPSELPSLRLCRLADLPEGEALDAVGFAGDAPNQAGILVVRHGAGVRAFVNRCPHQGTPLNWTPDRFLDLDRKQIICATHGAVFRVNDGFCLSGPCSGDSLESVPVEVRDGDVFVVDWRRSD